A portion of the Agelaius phoeniceus isolate bAgePho1 chromosome 29, bAgePho1.hap1, whole genome shotgun sequence genome contains these proteins:
- the MKNK2 gene encoding MAP kinase-interacting serine/threonine-protein kinase 2 isoform X5 encodes MVQKKSEIPGFHRSFKGQNPFDLEFDQSNHLEPVFNFECPPRPDMPSSQPIDIPDAKKRNKKKKRCRATDSFSGRFEDVYQLQEEVLGEGAHARVQSCVNLITNKEYAVKIIEKRLGHIRSRVFREVEMLYQCQGHRNVLELIEFFEEEERFYLVFEKMRGGSILTHIHRRRHFNELEASVVVQDIASALHFLHNKGIAHRDLKPENILCESPDQVSPVKICDFDLGSGIKLNGDCSPISTPELLTPCGSAEYMAPEVVEAFNEEASIYDKRCDLWSLGVILYIMLSGYPPFVGHCGSDCGWDRGEACHTCQNMLFESIQEGKYEFPDKDWAHISFGAKDLISKLLVRDAKKRLSAAQVLEHPWVQGCAPDNTLPTPIILQRAQRDVFLSSHAPAGGSLGMHGCSCAR; translated from the exons ATGGTGCAGAAGAAATCAGAGATCCCGGGATTCCACCGCTCCTTCAAG GGGCAAAACCCTTTCGACCTGGAGTTCGACCAGTCCAACCACCTGGAGCCCGTCTTCAACTTCGAGTGCCCGCCCCGTCCCG ACATGCCTTCAAGTCAACCCATCGACATCCCTGATGCCAAGAAAaggaacaagaagaagaagcgCTGCAGAGCCACCGACAGCTTCTCGGGCAGGTTCGAAG ATGTTtaccagctgcaggaggaggtgctgggagAAGGGGCCCACGCCAGAGTCCAGTCCTGCGTGAACCTCATCACCAACAAGGAGTACGCAGTGAAG ATCATCGAAAAGCGCCTGGGACACATCCGGAGCAGGGTTTTCCGGGAGGTGGAGATGCTCTATCAGTGCCAGGGACACAG AAATGTGCTGGAGCTGATTGAGTTCTTcgaggaggaggagaggttttACCTGGTGTTTGAGAAGATGAGGGGAG GCTCCATCCTGACCCACATCCACCGGAGACGCCACTTCAACGAGCTGGAGGCCAGCGTGGTGGTGCAGGATATCGCCAGCGCCCTGCACTTTCTGCACAACAAAG GGATTGCACACAGGGATCTGAAACCAGAAAATATCCTGTGTGAGAGCCCAGACCAG GTCTCCCCAGTGAAGATCTGCGACTTTGACCTGGGAAGTGGCATCAAACTGAACGGCGACTGCTCCCCTATCTCCACTCCGGAGCTGCTCACCCCG tgtggCTCAGCCGAGTACATGGCCCCAGAGGTGGTGGAAGCCTTCAACGAGGAAGCCTCAATCTACGACAAGCGCTGTGACCTGTGGAGCCTGGGTGTCATCCTGTACATCATGCTCAGTGGGTACCCCCCCTTTGTGGGCCACTGTGGCTCTGACTGTGGCTGGGACCGGGGTGAGGCGTGCCACACCTGCCAG AACATGCTCTTTGAGAGCATCCAGGAGGGGAAGTACGAGTTTCCTGACAAGGACTGGGCACACATCTCCTTTGGAGCCAAAGACCTCATTTCCAAGCTGCTGGTGAGAGATGCCAAGAAGCGGCTCAGCGCAGCCCAGGTCCTGGAGCacccctgggtgcagggg TGTGCCCCGGACAATACCCTGCCAACCCCCATCATCCTGCAGAG
- the MKNK2 gene encoding MAP kinase-interacting serine/threonine-protein kinase 2 isoform X4 has product MVQKKSEIPGFHRSFKGQNPFDLEFDQSNHLEPVFNFECPPRPDMPSSQPIDIPDAKKRNKKKKRCRATDSFSGRFEDVYQLQEEVLGEGAHARVQSCVNLITNKEYAVKIIEKRLGHIRSRVFREVEMLYQCQGHRNVLELIEFFEEEERFYLVFEKMRGGSILTHIHRRRHFNELEASVVVQDIASALHFLHNKGIAHRDLKPENILCESPDQVSPVKICDFDLGSGIKLNGDCSPISTPELLTPCGSAEYMAPEVVEAFNEEASIYDKRCDLWSLGVILYIMLSGYPPFVGHCGSDCGWDRGEACHTCQNMLFESIQEGKYEFPDKDWAHISFGAKDLISKLLVRDAKKRLSAAQVLEHPWVQGCAPDNTLPTPIILQRRNFLHFTIDEDCQSWFNKSHVNALLVCATAASAQGLAGK; this is encoded by the exons ATGGTGCAGAAGAAATCAGAGATCCCGGGATTCCACCGCTCCTTCAAG GGGCAAAACCCTTTCGACCTGGAGTTCGACCAGTCCAACCACCTGGAGCCCGTCTTCAACTTCGAGTGCCCGCCCCGTCCCG ACATGCCTTCAAGTCAACCCATCGACATCCCTGATGCCAAGAAAaggaacaagaagaagaagcgCTGCAGAGCCACCGACAGCTTCTCGGGCAGGTTCGAAG ATGTTtaccagctgcaggaggaggtgctgggagAAGGGGCCCACGCCAGAGTCCAGTCCTGCGTGAACCTCATCACCAACAAGGAGTACGCAGTGAAG ATCATCGAAAAGCGCCTGGGACACATCCGGAGCAGGGTTTTCCGGGAGGTGGAGATGCTCTATCAGTGCCAGGGACACAG AAATGTGCTGGAGCTGATTGAGTTCTTcgaggaggaggagaggttttACCTGGTGTTTGAGAAGATGAGGGGAG GCTCCATCCTGACCCACATCCACCGGAGACGCCACTTCAACGAGCTGGAGGCCAGCGTGGTGGTGCAGGATATCGCCAGCGCCCTGCACTTTCTGCACAACAAAG GGATTGCACACAGGGATCTGAAACCAGAAAATATCCTGTGTGAGAGCCCAGACCAG GTCTCCCCAGTGAAGATCTGCGACTTTGACCTGGGAAGTGGCATCAAACTGAACGGCGACTGCTCCCCTATCTCCACTCCGGAGCTGCTCACCCCG tgtggCTCAGCCGAGTACATGGCCCCAGAGGTGGTGGAAGCCTTCAACGAGGAAGCCTCAATCTACGACAAGCGCTGTGACCTGTGGAGCCTGGGTGTCATCCTGTACATCATGCTCAGTGGGTACCCCCCCTTTGTGGGCCACTGTGGCTCTGACTGTGGCTGGGACCGGGGTGAGGCGTGCCACACCTGCCAG AACATGCTCTTTGAGAGCATCCAGGAGGGGAAGTACGAGTTTCCTGACAAGGACTGGGCACACATCTCCTTTGGAGCCAAAGACCTCATTTCCAAGCTGCTGGTGAGAGATGCCAAGAAGCGGCTCAGCGCAGCCCAGGTCCTGGAGCacccctgggtgcagggg TGTGCCCCGGACAATACCCTGCCAACCCCCATCATCCTGCAGAG
- the MKNK2 gene encoding MAP kinase-interacting serine/threonine-protein kinase 2 isoform X1, which translates to MVQKKSEIPGFHRSFKGQNPFDLEFDQSNHLEPVFNFECPPRPDMPSSQPIDIPDAKKRNKKKKRCRATDSFSGRFEDVYQLQEEVLGEGAHARVQSCVNLITNKEYAVKIIEKRLGHIRSRVFREVEMLYQCQGHRNVLELIEFFEEEERFYLVFEKMRGGSILTHIHRRRHFNELEASVVVQDIASALHFLHNKGIAHRDLKPENILCESPDQVSPVKICDFDLGSGIKLNGDCSPISTPELLTPCGSAEYMAPEVVEAFNEEASIYDKRCDLWSLGVILYIMLSGYPPFVGHCGSDCGWDRGEACHTCQNMLFESIQEGKYEFPDKDWAHISFGAKDLISKLLVRDAKKRLSAAQVLEHPWVQGCAPDNTLPTPIILQRNSSAKELTSFAAEAIAVNRQLTRHDEDEEEEAEEEARPIIIKATSRAMQLSPPSESKLAKRRQKSSLAKAVASGQHLVAPLVLVADQA; encoded by the exons ATGGTGCAGAAGAAATCAGAGATCCCGGGATTCCACCGCTCCTTCAAG GGGCAAAACCCTTTCGACCTGGAGTTCGACCAGTCCAACCACCTGGAGCCCGTCTTCAACTTCGAGTGCCCGCCCCGTCCCG ACATGCCTTCAAGTCAACCCATCGACATCCCTGATGCCAAGAAAaggaacaagaagaagaagcgCTGCAGAGCCACCGACAGCTTCTCGGGCAGGTTCGAAG ATGTTtaccagctgcaggaggaggtgctgggagAAGGGGCCCACGCCAGAGTCCAGTCCTGCGTGAACCTCATCACCAACAAGGAGTACGCAGTGAAG ATCATCGAAAAGCGCCTGGGACACATCCGGAGCAGGGTTTTCCGGGAGGTGGAGATGCTCTATCAGTGCCAGGGACACAG AAATGTGCTGGAGCTGATTGAGTTCTTcgaggaggaggagaggttttACCTGGTGTTTGAGAAGATGAGGGGAG GCTCCATCCTGACCCACATCCACCGGAGACGCCACTTCAACGAGCTGGAGGCCAGCGTGGTGGTGCAGGATATCGCCAGCGCCCTGCACTTTCTGCACAACAAAG GGATTGCACACAGGGATCTGAAACCAGAAAATATCCTGTGTGAGAGCCCAGACCAG GTCTCCCCAGTGAAGATCTGCGACTTTGACCTGGGAAGTGGCATCAAACTGAACGGCGACTGCTCCCCTATCTCCACTCCGGAGCTGCTCACCCCG tgtggCTCAGCCGAGTACATGGCCCCAGAGGTGGTGGAAGCCTTCAACGAGGAAGCCTCAATCTACGACAAGCGCTGTGACCTGTGGAGCCTGGGTGTCATCCTGTACATCATGCTCAGTGGGTACCCCCCCTTTGTGGGCCACTGTGGCTCTGACTGTGGCTGGGACCGGGGTGAGGCGTGCCACACCTGCCAG AACATGCTCTTTGAGAGCATCCAGGAGGGGAAGTACGAGTTTCCTGACAAGGACTGGGCACACATCTCCTTTGGAGCCAAAGACCTCATTTCCAAGCTGCTGGTGAGAGATGCCAAGAAGCGGCTCAGCGCAGCCCAGGTCCTGGAGCacccctgggtgcagggg TGTGCCCCGGACAATACCCTGCCAACCCCCATCATCCTGCAGAG gaacagcagtgcCAAAGAGCTCACCTCCTTTGCTGCTGAGGCCATCGCTGTCAACCGCCAGCTGACACGGCATGACGAGGACGAGGAGGAAGAGGCGGAGGAGGAAGCACGACCCATCATCATCAAAGCTACCTCACGGGCCATGCAGCTCTCCCCCCCCTCTGAGTCCAAGCTGGCCAAGCGGCGGCAGAagagcagcctggccaaggCAGTGGCCTCTGGGCAGCACCTGGTGGCCCCGCTGGTCCTGGTGGCCGACCAAGCCTGA